In one Gemmatimonadetes bacterium SCN 70-22 genomic region, the following are encoded:
- a CDS encoding phosphatidylinositol kinase codes for MDVLVGDVLVGHLRFTHEGRREHAAFEYAPSWLADPARYEIDPTLPLVAGFQFPPHARAKDASRFHGAIADTEPDGWARRVILRDHAKRRQAAKAAGETLPPVETALDFLLAVDDHARVGALRFRDEEGICQRALEPSRRTAPPLLELPDLLRATRAVEHQAETLADLEYLRGRGTSLGGMRPKCSVRDDAWGLCLGKFPSVTDERSHTKGEVLALRLASRAGITAAEARLVDSDGVAVALVRRFDRVRDPATGEDRRLLLVSAATLMGLARGDSGEHAYTEIADVIRQRSADASADLEELWRRIAFSVLITNVDDHLHNHGFLHVERALWRLSPAFDVNPFPDRVRELKTWMSEDAGPAASVEALMGIARYFGLTSARAARVLGEVERAVSTWRDEATTLGFTDDEIESFADAFEHEEREAAQRYVD; via the coding sequence ATGGATGTCCTCGTTGGCGACGTCCTCGTCGGCCATCTGCGCTTCACGCACGAGGGCCGTCGCGAGCACGCCGCCTTCGAGTACGCGCCCTCGTGGCTCGCTGACCCCGCACGCTACGAGATCGACCCGACGCTCCCATTGGTCGCCGGCTTTCAGTTCCCGCCGCACGCCAGGGCCAAGGACGCTTCGCGGTTCCATGGTGCGATTGCCGACACGGAACCCGATGGCTGGGCGCGGCGGGTCATCCTGCGCGACCACGCGAAGCGTCGACAAGCGGCCAAGGCGGCCGGCGAGACGCTGCCCCCCGTTGAGACAGCGCTGGATTTCCTGCTCGCCGTAGACGATCACGCCCGCGTCGGCGCGCTCCGATTTCGGGATGAGGAGGGCATCTGTCAGCGCGCCCTTGAACCCAGCCGTCGCACGGCCCCGCCCCTCCTCGAGCTTCCCGACCTCCTCCGCGCCACACGTGCGGTGGAGCACCAGGCAGAGACCTTGGCGGACCTCGAGTACCTGCGTGGGCGCGGCACCTCGCTCGGCGGCATGCGGCCAAAGTGCAGCGTGCGCGACGATGCGTGGGGGCTCTGCCTCGGCAAGTTCCCGAGCGTGACTGACGAGCGCTCCCACACCAAGGGGGAGGTGCTCGCCCTGCGCCTCGCCTCTCGCGCCGGGATCACTGCGGCAGAGGCTCGGCTGGTCGACAGCGACGGAGTGGCGGTCGCCCTCGTACGCCGGTTCGACCGGGTGCGAGACCCAGCCACGGGCGAGGACCGCCGACTCCTGCTCGTCTCCGCCGCCACCCTCATGGGGCTCGCCCGGGGCGACTCCGGGGAGCACGCGTACACGGAGATCGCGGACGTCATCCGTCAGCGAAGCGCCGACGCGAGCGCGGATCTCGAGGAGCTTTGGCGACGCATCGCATTCTCGGTCCTGATCACCAACGTAGACGATCACCTGCACAACCACGGCTTCCTGCACGTCGAGAGGGCGCTGTGGCGCCTCTCGCCGGCATTCGATGTGAACCCCTTCCCCGACCGCGTCCGCGAACTCAAGACGTGGATGAGCGAGGACGCCGGGCCCGCCGCGTCCGTCGAGGCGCTCATGGGCATCGCGAGATACTTCGGGCTCACGTCCGCGCGAGCGGCACGCGTGCTCGGCGAGGTCGAACGTGCTGTCTCAACGTGGCGCGACGAGGCGACGACGCTCGGCTTCACGGACGACGAGATCGAGAGCTTCGCTGACGCGTTCGAGCATGAGGAGCGCGAGGCCGCTCAGCGTTACGTGGACTGA
- a CDS encoding DNA methylase — translation MARPNADAYELTDTEKRDLIKLIEQGRPLPDKYRFILFADKREVELVWNGKTREVTTAVLPFQTLEHIDEPRKESGADPQMGLDVGGRQVKGWTNKLIWGDNKLILSSLKSGALRRQIEDAGGLKLIYIDPPFDVGADFSVDIEIGGETFHKEPNVLEQIAYRDTWGRGADSFIAMIYERLILMRDLMHQEGTIYVHCDWHVSHLLRTALDEVFGSRLFQNEIVWHYYNKMQGNVGRFASNHDVIFCYSKSANKIFHRLFEERPEAVKQLKRVWDKQGKKLVNAKDDEGRVIYIETDQKAIDDVWRLSMLQPADRSENVGFTTQKPESLVERLVRASSNEGDLVADFFIGSGTTAAVAEKLGRKWIGTDLGKFGIHTTRKRLIQVQRELKATGKPFRAFEVLNLGRYERQAYLNVGGRLTGNKKEETLARKEGEFRDLILRAYKAEPLGASGFFHGKSGGRLVVVGPINLPVGRLFVEEVITECRKRGASRVDVLAFEFEMGLFPAVLDEAKRKGIDLAPKTIPPEVFDKRAVDKGQVRFHEVAYIEIKPRLDPNCPLRLTVELTDFSVFYSQGLAESITAELKAGKSEVLCDAGKLIKVSKDKNGTVTREVLTKQWTDWVDYWAVDFDYESRKEVIQVPKNFGVEGELPGLAVTTEFIEFQEQWTGSYIFENEWQSFRTRKSRELELTSAPHEYRAPGRYTVAVKVVDIFGNDTMSLTPVVVG, via the coding sequence ATGGCGCGCCCCAACGCCGACGCCTACGAACTGACCGACACCGAGAAGCGCGACCTCATCAAGCTCATCGAGCAGGGGAGGCCGCTCCCTGACAAGTACCGCTTCATCCTCTTTGCCGACAAGCGCGAGGTGGAGCTGGTGTGGAACGGGAAGACGCGCGAGGTGACGACCGCCGTACTGCCGTTCCAGACGTTGGAACACATCGACGAGCCGCGGAAGGAGTCGGGAGCCGACCCGCAGATGGGGCTCGATGTGGGCGGGCGACAGGTGAAGGGGTGGACCAACAAGCTCATTTGGGGAGACAACAAGCTCATTCTGTCGTCGCTCAAGAGCGGGGCGCTGCGCCGGCAGATCGAGGACGCCGGTGGGCTCAAGCTGATCTACATCGACCCGCCGTTCGACGTGGGGGCGGACTTCAGCGTCGACATCGAGATCGGCGGGGAGACGTTTCACAAGGAGCCGAACGTCCTGGAGCAGATTGCGTATCGCGATACGTGGGGGAGGGGGGCGGATTCGTTTATCGCGATGATCTATGAGCGGTTGATTCTAATGCGGGATCTAATGCATCAAGAAGGCACCATCTATGTGCACTGCGACTGGCACGTCAGTCATCTGCTGCGCACTGCGCTCGACGAGGTGTTCGGAAGTCGACTCTTTCAGAACGAAATTGTGTGGCACTATTACAATAAGATGCAGGGAAACGTCGGACGCTTCGCGTCAAATCATGACGTGATCTTCTGTTACAGTAAGTCTGCGAACAAGATATTCCACCGACTCTTCGAAGAGCGCCCGGAAGCGGTCAAACAGCTAAAGCGTGTATGGGACAAGCAGGGTAAGAAGCTCGTCAATGCGAAGGATGACGAGGGAAGAGTCATCTACATCGAAACCGATCAGAAGGCGATAGACGACGTGTGGCGACTTTCGATGTTGCAGCCCGCAGATAGATCCGAGAACGTCGGCTTTACCACCCAGAAGCCCGAGTCTCTAGTCGAACGACTAGTGCGCGCAAGCAGCAACGAAGGCGACCTCGTCGCCGACTTCTTCATCGGCTCCGGCACCACCGCCGCCGTCGCCGAGAAGCTCGGCCGCAAGTGGATCGGCACCGACCTCGGCAAGTTCGGCATCCATACGACCCGCAAGCGCCTCATCCAGGTGCAACGCGAACTCAAGGCGACCGGCAAACCCTTCCGCGCCTTCGAGGTCCTCAACCTCGGGCGCTACGAGCGCCAGGCGTACCTCAACGTCGGTGGGCGGCTGACGGGGAACAAGAAGGAGGAAACGCTGGCCCGGAAGGAAGGGGAGTTCCGCGACCTGATCCTGCGCGCCTACAAGGCCGAACCGTTAGGCGCCAGCGGCTTCTTCCATGGCAAGTCCGGCGGACGATTGGTGGTGGTGGGGCCCATCAACCTCCCAGTGGGACGACTGTTCGTGGAAGAGGTCATCACCGAGTGCCGCAAGCGCGGCGCCTCGCGTGTCGATGTCCTGGCCTTCGAGTTCGAGATGGGGCTCTTTCCCGCCGTGCTCGACGAGGCGAAGCGAAAAGGGATCGACCTCGCCCCCAAGACCATTCCCCCCGAGGTCTTCGACAAGCGCGCCGTCGACAAGGGACAGGTGCGCTTTCACGAGGTGGCCTACATCGAGATCAAGCCGCGACTCGATCCCAACTGCCCGTTGCGTCTGACGGTCGAACTGACCGATTTCTCCGTCTTCTACTCGCAGGGGCTCGCCGAGTCGATCACGGCCGAGCTCAAGGCGGGGAAGAGCGAGGTGCTGTGCGACGCCGGAAAGCTCATCAAGGTGAGCAAGGACAAGAACGGGACGGTCACCCGCGAGGTGCTCACCAAGCAGTGGACCGACTGGGTGGACTACTGGGCGGTGGACTTCGACTACGAGAGCCGCAAGGAGGTCATCCAGGTGCCGAAGAACTTCGGCGTGGAAGGGGAGCTCCCCGGACTCGCAGTGACAACGGAGTTCATCGAGTTCCAGGAGCAGTGGACCGGGAGCTACATCTTCGAGAACGAGTGGCAGAGCTTTCGGACGCGGAAGTCGCGGGAGCTGGAGCTTACGAGCGCGCCGCATGAGTACCGGGCGCCGGGGCGGTACACGGTGGCGGTGAAGGTGGTGGACATCTTCGGGAACGACACGATGTCGTTGACGCCGGTGGTGGTGGGGTAG
- a CDS encoding type III restriction endonuclease subunit R has protein sequence MALHPAFPSSPYTPLDPDQRWFPADEALRTTAYEKLLPPLVARIRREVADWRATGYAGASPTSVALLRHWFETDHLLEEADGSLAPFRYYFAQREAVETVIWLYDVRQARDKYDLLRFDASGAVSHGMFAEDWPRYVLKMATGAGKTKVMSLLIAWSYFHRLYEKGSELSRNFLVIAPNIIVLDRLRADFDGLRIFFNDPILPPNGVDGRNWRDDFQVALHIQDDVRVSHETGNIFLTNIHRVFLHEVPEPTLGDDDLSNYFLGPFGDRPVGKTTDSGTDLGEIIREVDELAVFNDEAHHIHDPRMAWFKSIQDIHHRMLQNDKRLALQVDVTATPRHDTGAIFVQTVSDYPLVEAIHQNVVKHPVLPDAASRAKLREHKTAIFTDKYADYLALGVEEWRKSFAEHQAMGKKAVLFVMVDDTRNCDEVGAYLPKICPELEGAVLVIHTKKNGEISEAASGKDADELRLLRQQSNAIDSTASPYKAIVSVLMLKEGWDVRNVTTIVGLRAYSSKANILPEQTLGRGLRRMYFGTDFPERVSVMGTPAFMEFVESIQQEGVSFEHVPMGAGVDRKDALVVEVDRENAHKDIDALDIALPKLSRRYARDFKELGALDPSAFGHTPIALKPFNADEIREIVFKRMLDDEIDHVVQLDGAGAADYRAVIAFFARQLMQELRLVGGYDILYGKVKQFVRDHLFAESPVDLESPVVLRNLSEPAPGKLLMDGFKQAIHALTVQEAGSTHVEDWIRLKETRPFRTENRPFQYSNKSVFSRTVGEPRAGGFELAFAAFLDREGNDVQSHAKNYLAVGFSLDYVKTNGEISAYIPDFIVRDVHGTVWIVETKGRAELELPRKMARLRQWCLDATAAAAEEGAVTYRFLFVDEDGFNKHKPATMADLAASFTEYQD, from the coding sequence ATGGCGCTTCACCCCGCCTTTCCCTCGTCGCCGTACACCCCGCTCGACCCGGACCAGCGCTGGTTCCCGGCCGACGAGGCCCTGCGGACCACGGCGTACGAGAAGCTCCTCCCCCCGCTGGTCGCCAGGATCCGCCGGGAGGTCGCCGACTGGCGGGCGACGGGGTATGCGGGGGCGTCACCGACCTCGGTCGCCCTCCTGCGCCACTGGTTCGAGACCGACCACCTCCTGGAGGAAGCGGACGGCTCGCTGGCCCCCTTCCGCTACTACTTCGCCCAGCGCGAGGCGGTGGAGACCGTGATCTGGCTCTACGATGTCCGGCAGGCGCGCGACAAGTACGACCTGCTGCGCTTCGACGCGTCGGGAGCGGTGTCACACGGGATGTTCGCCGAGGACTGGCCGCGCTACGTGCTCAAGATGGCCACCGGCGCCGGCAAGACGAAGGTGATGTCGCTCCTGATCGCCTGGAGCTACTTCCATCGCCTCTATGAGAAGGGCTCGGAGCTCTCGCGCAACTTCCTCGTCATCGCCCCCAACATCATCGTCCTCGACCGCCTGCGCGCCGACTTCGACGGACTCCGGATCTTCTTCAACGATCCCATTCTGCCGCCGAACGGCGTGGACGGGCGCAACTGGCGCGATGACTTCCAGGTCGCCCTGCACATCCAGGACGATGTGCGCGTGTCGCACGAGACGGGGAACATCTTCCTCACCAACATCCACCGCGTCTTCCTGCACGAGGTGCCGGAGCCGACGCTCGGTGACGATGACCTGAGCAACTACTTCCTTGGGCCATTTGGCGATCGCCCGGTGGGAAAGACGACCGACAGCGGGACCGACCTGGGGGAGATCATCCGCGAGGTGGACGAACTGGCCGTCTTCAACGACGAGGCGCACCACATCCACGACCCGCGCATGGCCTGGTTCAAGTCGATCCAGGACATCCACCACCGCATGCTGCAGAACGACAAGCGCCTTGCGCTGCAGGTGGACGTGACGGCCACGCCGCGGCACGACACCGGAGCGATCTTTGTCCAGACCGTCTCTGACTATCCGCTGGTGGAGGCGATCCACCAGAACGTGGTGAAGCACCCGGTCCTCCCCGACGCCGCCAGCCGGGCCAAGCTGCGCGAGCACAAGACGGCGATCTTCACCGACAAGTATGCGGACTACCTGGCGCTCGGCGTGGAAGAGTGGCGCAAGAGCTTCGCCGAGCACCAGGCGATGGGGAAGAAAGCGGTCCTGTTCGTGATGGTGGACGACACGCGCAACTGCGACGAGGTGGGAGCCTACCTCCCCAAGATCTGCCCCGAACTGGAAGGGGCGGTGCTGGTGATCCACACGAAGAAGAACGGGGAGATATCGGAGGCCGCCAGCGGCAAGGACGCCGACGAGCTGCGCCTGCTGCGCCAGCAGTCCAACGCGATCGACTCGACGGCGTCGCCGTACAAGGCCATCGTTTCCGTGCTGATGCTCAAGGAAGGGTGGGACGTGCGCAACGTGACCACCATCGTCGGGCTGCGGGCCTATTCGTCCAAGGCCAACATCCTCCCCGAGCAGACGCTGGGGCGCGGGTTGCGGCGCATGTACTTCGGGACCGACTTCCCCGAGCGGGTAAGCGTGATGGGGACTCCGGCGTTCATGGAGTTTGTCGAGTCCATCCAGCAGGAGGGAGTCTCCTTCGAGCACGTCCCCATGGGGGCGGGGGTCGATCGCAAGGACGCCCTGGTCGTCGAAGTCGATCGGGAGAACGCGCACAAGGACATCGACGCGCTCGACATCGCCCTCCCAAAGCTCTCGCGGCGCTATGCGCGCGACTTCAAGGAGCTGGGGGCACTCGATCCGTCCGCGTTCGGTCACACGCCGATCGCGCTCAAGCCCTTCAACGCCGACGAGATCCGCGAGATCGTCTTCAAGCGCATGCTCGACGACGAAATCGATCATGTGGTGCAGCTCGATGGTGCCGGCGCCGCCGACTATCGCGCGGTCATCGCCTTCTTCGCTCGGCAGCTCATGCAGGAGCTGCGGCTGGTGGGGGGATACGACATCCTCTATGGCAAGGTGAAGCAGTTCGTGCGCGATCACCTGTTCGCGGAGTCGCCAGTCGACCTCGAGAGTCCGGTGGTGCTGCGCAACCTGTCGGAGCCGGCGCCCGGCAAGCTCCTGATGGACGGATTCAAGCAGGCCATTCATGCGCTCACCGTGCAGGAGGCGGGGAGCACGCATGTGGAGGACTGGATCCGTCTCAAGGAGACACGCCCCTTTCGCACCGAGAACCGCCCGTTCCAGTACTCCAACAAGTCGGTCTTTTCGCGCACCGTGGGGGAGCCGCGCGCCGGAGGCTTCGAGCTGGCGTTCGCCGCCTTCCTCGATCGTGAGGGGAACGACGTGCAGTCACACGCCAAGAACTATCTGGCCGTGGGCTTCTCGCTCGACTACGTGAAGACCAATGGCGAGATCTCGGCCTACATCCCCGACTTCATCGTGCGCGATGTGCACGGGACGGTGTGGATCGTCGAGACCAAGGGACGAGCGGAGCTGGAGCTGCCACGCAAGATGGCGCGCCTCAGGCAGTGGTGCCTGGACGCCACCGCGGCCGCTGCCGAGGAGGGGGCGGTGACGTATCGCTTCCTCTTTGTCGATGAGGACGGGTTCAACAAGCACAAGCCGGCGACCATGGCCGACCTGGCCGCCTCTTTCACCGAGTATCAGGACTGA